From a region of the Salarias fasciatus chromosome 6, fSalaFa1.1, whole genome shotgun sequence genome:
- the LOC115390158 gene encoding sodium/calcium exchanger 1-like isoform X7, translating to MFLGVSIIADRFMASIEVITSQERQITIKKPNGEKITTTVRIWNETVSNLTLMALGSSAPEILLSVVEVCGHNFDAGELGPNTIVGSAAFNMFVIIGLCVSVIPDGETRKVKHLRVFFVTASWSIFAYIWLYLILAVSSPGVVDVWEGLLTLFFFPICVGFAYVADRRLLFYKYVYKRYRAGKRKGVIIETEGELPPKIDIEMDGKALNSHGEDVTGEAGLELKELDEEEARREVARLLKELKQKHPEKETEQLMELANYQVLTQQQKSRAFYRCQATRIMTGAGNVLKKHVTDQAKKAVQLDICSEVTSNHFSSKVFFDPGTYQCLENCGSVAMNVVRRGGDPMSTVAVDYRTEDGTANAGSDYQFTEGTIVFKPGETEKEIRINIIDDDIFEEDEHFLVHLSNVRVISEGSNGCETNHVDGVAGLGLPCTATVTIFDDDHAGIFTFEEPVVTVSESVGVMEVKVIRTSGARGVVVVPYKTTEGTAKGGGEDFEDTHGVLEFENDEILKVIAVRVIDREEYDKSSSFYVELLEPHWDRRRWTGPVFKCSGRDIYRKVQGRDHPAPSTIINVTDRSEESLTKKEEEERRIAEMGRPMLGEHVRLEVTIEESYEFKNTVDKLLKKTNLALLIGTNSWREQFVEAITVSSGDDDDDNEDGSGEKKLPSCFDYVMHFLTVFWKLLFALVPPTDYWNGWACFIVSISVIGLLTAIIGDLASHFGCTVGLKDSVTAVVFVALGTSVPDTFASKVAAIQDQYADASIGNVTGSNAVNVFLGIGVAWSIAAIYHQAKGGKFYVNPGTLAFSVTLFTIFAFICIAVLLYRRRPEIGGELGGPRIPKILTSGLFFTLWLLYIIFSSLEAYCHVKGF from the exons ATGTTTCTTGGTGTATCCATCATCGCTGACCGCTTCATGGCATCCATTGAGGTCATAACCTCCCAGGAAAGACAGATTACCATCAAGAAGCCCAACGGTGAGAAGATCACCACCACTGTCCGCATCTGGAATGAGACGGTGTCTAACCTCACCCTGATGGCACTTGGCTCATCTGCCCCAGAGATCCTGCTCTCCGTGGTGGAAGTGTGCGGTCACAACTTTGACGCTGGTGAGCTCGGGCCCAATACAATTGTAGGCAGCGCCGCCTTTAACATGTTCGTCATCATTGGCTTATGTGTGTCCGTTATTCCCGACGGAGAGACCCGTAAGGTGAAGCACCTGCGGGTGTTTTTTGTCACCGCATCCTGGAGCATCTTCGCCTACATCTGGCTCTACCTGATATTGGCCGTTTCTTCTCCGGGAGTTGTGGACGTATGGGAGGGGctcctcacactcttcttctTCCCTATTTGTGTCGGCTTTGCCTACGTGGCCGACCGCAGACTCCTCTTTTATAAGTATGTGTACAAACGATACCGAGCCGGGAAGCGAAAAGGAGTGATCATCGAAACTGAGGGTGAGCTCCCTCCGAAAATTGACATAGAAATGGATGGAAAGGCATTGAACTCTCATGGAGAGGATGTAACTGGAGAGGCTGGGCttgagctgaaggagctggatgaggaggaggccCGAAGGGAGGTGGCGAGGCTCCTGAAGGAGCTCaaacagaaacatccagagAAGGAAacggagcagctgatggagcttGCCAATTACCAAGTTTTAACACAGCAGCAAAAGAGTCGGGCTTTCTATCGCTGCCAAGCAACCCGGATCATGACCGGAGCTGGCAACGTCCTGAAGAAACACGTCACCGACCAGGCTAAGAAAGCTGTGCAGTTAGACATCTGTTCCGAGGTCACATCCAACCACTTCTCCTCCAAGGTGTTCTTCGACCCTGGGACTTATCAGTGTCTCGAGAACTGTGGCAGCGTGGCAATGAACGTTGTCCGACGCGGTGGAGACCCAATGAGCACCGTCGCTGTGGACTACCGGACTGAAGATGGCACCGCGAATGCTGGGTCAGACTACCAGTTCACAGAAGGGACCATCGTGTTCAAACCAGGAGAGACTGAGAAAGAGATCCGCATCAACATCATTGACGATGACATTTTTGAGGAGGACGAGCACTTCCTGGTTCACCTCAGCAATGTCAGGGTCATATCGGAGGGCTCGAACGGCTGTGAAACCAACCACGTGGATGGGGTTGCAGGCTTGGGGTTGCCATGCACAGCTACCGTCACTATCTTTGACGATGATCACGCCGGGATCTTCACCTTTGAGGAGCCAGTGGTGACCGTAAGCGAGAGTGTTGGGGTAATGGAGGTAAAGGTCATTCGGACCTCTGGGGCTCGTGGAGTTGTAGTGGTACCGTACAAAACCACAGAAGGGACTGCTAAAGGGGGCGGCGAGGACTTCGAGGACACACACGGAGTTCTGGAGTTCGAAAATGATGAAATCTT GAAGGTCATAGCTGTTAGAGTAATTGACCGGGAGGAGTACGATAAGAGTTCCAGTTTCtacgtggagctgctggagccacactgggacaggaggaggtggacaggT CCTGTGTTTAAATGTTCAGGCAGAGATATCTACAGGAAGGTCCAAGGACGAGACCACCCAGCCCCCTCCACCATCATCAATGTCACAG ACAGGAGCGAGGAGTCCCTGAccaaaaaggaggaggaggagcgaagGATAGCAGAGATGGGACGGCCGATGCTGGGGGAACACGTCAGGCTGGAAGTCACCATTGAGGAGTCGTATGAGTTCAAA AACACGGTAGACAAACTGCTGAAGAAGACCAACCTCGCGCTGCTGATCGGGACCAACAGCTGGAGGGAGCAGTTCGTAGAGGCCATCACTGTCAGCTCAG gtgacgatgatgatgacaaCGAAGATGGCagtggagagaagaagctgccgTCCTGCTTCGACTACGTGATGCACTTCCTGACGGTGTTCTGGAAACTTCTGTTCGCATTAGTTCCTCCCACAGACTACTGGAACGGCTGGGCCTGCTTCATCGTCTCCATCTCCGTCATCGGACTGCTCACCGCCATCATTGGAGATCTGGCGTCACATTTCGGCTGTACGGTTGGCCTCAAGGACTCCGTCACGGCTGTGGTGTTTGTTGCGTTGGGAACATCAGTCCCCG ACACCTTCGCCAGTAAGGTGGCCGCAATCCAGGACCAGTATGCCGACGCCTCCATCGGGAACGTGACAGGAAGTAACGCTGTCAATGTGTTCTTGGGCATTGGAGTGGCCTGGTCTATCGCCGCCATCTACCACCAGGCCAAAGGCGGCAAGTTCTATGTCAACCCCGGAACTCTGGCCTTCTCTGTCACCCTCTTCACCATCTTTGCCTTCATCTGCATCGCCGTCCTTCTCTACCGCCGCCGGCCAGAGATCGGTGGAGAGCTCGGAGGCCCCCGAATCCCCAAGATCCTAACCAGCGGCCTGTTCTTCACCCTGTGGCTGTTGTACATCATCTTTTCCTCACTGGAGGCCTACTGCCACGTCAAGGGCTTCTAA
- the LOC115390158 gene encoding sodium/calcium exchanger 1-like isoform X1, which yields MFLGVSIIADRFMASIEVITSQERQITIKKPNGEKITTTVRIWNETVSNLTLMALGSSAPEILLSVVEVCGHNFDAGELGPNTIVGSAAFNMFVIIGLCVSVIPDGETRKVKHLRVFFVTASWSIFAYIWLYLILAVSSPGVVDVWEGLLTLFFFPICVGFAYVADRRLLFYKYVYKRYRAGKRKGVIIETEGELPPKIDIEMDGKALNSHGEDVTGEAGLELKELDEEEARREVARLLKELKQKHPEKETEQLMELANYQVLTQQQKSRAFYRCQATRIMTGAGNVLKKHVTDQAKKAVQLDICSEVTSNHFSSKVFFDPGTYQCLENCGSVAMNVVRRGGDPMSTVAVDYRTEDGTANAGSDYQFTEGTIVFKPGETEKEIRINIIDDDIFEEDEHFLVHLSNVRVISEGSNGCETNHVDGVAGLGLPCTATVTIFDDDHAGIFTFEEPVVTVSESVGVMEVKVIRTSGARGVVVVPYKTTEGTAKGGGEDFEDTHGVLEFENDEILKVIAVRVIDREEYDKSSSFYVELLEPHWDRRRWTGSLTKKEEEERRIAEMGRPMLGEHVRLEVTIEESYEFKNTVDKLLKKTNLALLIGTNSWREQFVEAITVSSGDDDDDNEDGSGEKKLPSCFDYVMHFLTVFWKLLFALVPPTDYWNGWACFIVSISVIGLLTAIIGDLASHFGCTVGLKDSVTAVVFVALGTSVPDTFASKVAAIQDQYADASIGNVTGSNAVNVFLGIGVAWSIAAIYHQAKGGKFYVNPGTLAFSVTLFTIFAFICIAVLLYRRRPEIGGELGGPRIPKILTSGLFFTLWLLYIIFSSLEAYCHVKGF from the exons ATGTTTCTTGGTGTATCCATCATCGCTGACCGCTTCATGGCATCCATTGAGGTCATAACCTCCCAGGAAAGACAGATTACCATCAAGAAGCCCAACGGTGAGAAGATCACCACCACTGTCCGCATCTGGAATGAGACGGTGTCTAACCTCACCCTGATGGCACTTGGCTCATCTGCCCCAGAGATCCTGCTCTCCGTGGTGGAAGTGTGCGGTCACAACTTTGACGCTGGTGAGCTCGGGCCCAATACAATTGTAGGCAGCGCCGCCTTTAACATGTTCGTCATCATTGGCTTATGTGTGTCCGTTATTCCCGACGGAGAGACCCGTAAGGTGAAGCACCTGCGGGTGTTTTTTGTCACCGCATCCTGGAGCATCTTCGCCTACATCTGGCTCTACCTGATATTGGCCGTTTCTTCTCCGGGAGTTGTGGACGTATGGGAGGGGctcctcacactcttcttctTCCCTATTTGTGTCGGCTTTGCCTACGTGGCCGACCGCAGACTCCTCTTTTATAAGTATGTGTACAAACGATACCGAGCCGGGAAGCGAAAAGGAGTGATCATCGAAACTGAGGGTGAGCTCCCTCCGAAAATTGACATAGAAATGGATGGAAAGGCATTGAACTCTCATGGAGAGGATGTAACTGGAGAGGCTGGGCttgagctgaaggagctggatgaggaggaggccCGAAGGGAGGTGGCGAGGCTCCTGAAGGAGCTCaaacagaaacatccagagAAGGAAacggagcagctgatggagcttGCCAATTACCAAGTTTTAACACAGCAGCAAAAGAGTCGGGCTTTCTATCGCTGCCAAGCAACCCGGATCATGACCGGAGCTGGCAACGTCCTGAAGAAACACGTCACCGACCAGGCTAAGAAAGCTGTGCAGTTAGACATCTGTTCCGAGGTCACATCCAACCACTTCTCCTCCAAGGTGTTCTTCGACCCTGGGACTTATCAGTGTCTCGAGAACTGTGGCAGCGTGGCAATGAACGTTGTCCGACGCGGTGGAGACCCAATGAGCACCGTCGCTGTGGACTACCGGACTGAAGATGGCACCGCGAATGCTGGGTCAGACTACCAGTTCACAGAAGGGACCATCGTGTTCAAACCAGGAGAGACTGAGAAAGAGATCCGCATCAACATCATTGACGATGACATTTTTGAGGAGGACGAGCACTTCCTGGTTCACCTCAGCAATGTCAGGGTCATATCGGAGGGCTCGAACGGCTGTGAAACCAACCACGTGGATGGGGTTGCAGGCTTGGGGTTGCCATGCACAGCTACCGTCACTATCTTTGACGATGATCACGCCGGGATCTTCACCTTTGAGGAGCCAGTGGTGACCGTAAGCGAGAGTGTTGGGGTAATGGAGGTAAAGGTCATTCGGACCTCTGGGGCTCGTGGAGTTGTAGTGGTACCGTACAAAACCACAGAAGGGACTGCTAAAGGGGGCGGCGAGGACTTCGAGGACACACACGGAGTTCTGGAGTTCGAAAATGATGAAATCTT GAAGGTCATAGCTGTTAGAGTAATTGACCGGGAGGAGTACGATAAGAGTTCCAGTTTCtacgtggagctgctggagccacactgggacaggaggaggtggacaggT TCCCTGAccaaaaaggaggaggaggagcgaagGATAGCAGAGATGGGACGGCCGATGCTGGGGGAACACGTCAGGCTGGAAGTCACCATTGAGGAGTCGTATGAGTTCAAA AACACGGTAGACAAACTGCTGAAGAAGACCAACCTCGCGCTGCTGATCGGGACCAACAGCTGGAGGGAGCAGTTCGTAGAGGCCATCACTGTCAGCTCAG gtgacgatgatgatgacaaCGAAGATGGCagtggagagaagaagctgccgTCCTGCTTCGACTACGTGATGCACTTCCTGACGGTGTTCTGGAAACTTCTGTTCGCATTAGTTCCTCCCACAGACTACTGGAACGGCTGGGCCTGCTTCATCGTCTCCATCTCCGTCATCGGACTGCTCACCGCCATCATTGGAGATCTGGCGTCACATTTCGGCTGTACGGTTGGCCTCAAGGACTCCGTCACGGCTGTGGTGTTTGTTGCGTTGGGAACATCAGTCCCCG ACACCTTCGCCAGTAAGGTGGCCGCAATCCAGGACCAGTATGCCGACGCCTCCATCGGGAACGTGACAGGAAGTAACGCTGTCAATGTGTTCTTGGGCATTGGAGTGGCCTGGTCTATCGCCGCCATCTACCACCAGGCCAAAGGCGGCAAGTTCTATGTCAACCCCGGAACTCTGGCCTTCTCTGTCACCCTCTTCACCATCTTTGCCTTCATCTGCATCGCCGTCCTTCTCTACCGCCGCCGGCCAGAGATCGGTGGAGAGCTCGGAGGCCCCCGAATCCCCAAGATCCTAACCAGCGGCCTGTTCTTCACCCTGTGGCTGTTGTACATCATCTTTTCCTCACTGGAGGCCTACTGCCACGTCAAGGGCTTCTAA
- the LOC115390158 gene encoding sodium/calcium exchanger 1-like isoform X10 produces MFLGVSIIADRFMASIEVITSQERQITIKKPNGEKITTTVRIWNETVSNLTLMALGSSAPEILLSVVEVCGHNFDAGELGPNTIVGSAAFNMFVIIGLCVSVIPDGETRKVKHLRVFFVTASWSIFAYIWLYLILAVSSPGVVDVWEGLLTLFFFPICVGFAYVADRRLLFYKYVYKRYRAGKRKGVIIETEGELPPKIDIEMDGKALNSHGEDVTGEAGLELKELDEEEARREVARLLKELKQKHPEKETEQLMELANYQVLTQQQKSRAFYRCQATRIMTGAGNVLKKHVTDQAKKAVQLDICSEVTSNHFSSKVFFDPGTYQCLENCGSVAMNVVRRGGDPMSTVAVDYRTEDGTANAGSDYQFTEGTIVFKPGETEKEIRINIIDDDIFEEDEHFLVHLSNVRVISEGSNGCETNHVDGVAGLGLPCTATVTIFDDDHAGIFTFEEPVVTVSESVGVMEVKVIRTSGARGVVVVPYKTTEGTAKGGGEDFEDTHGVLEFENDEILKVIAVRVIDREEYDKSSSFYVELLEPHWDRRRWTGVRTVSLATDQYRSEESLTKKEEEERRIAEMGRPMLGEHVRLEVTIEESYEFKNTVDKLLKKTNLALLIGTNSWREQFVEAITVSSGDDDDDNEDGSGEKKLPSCFDYVMHFLTVFWKLLFALVPPTDYWNGWACFIVSISVIGLLTAIIGDLASHFGCTVGLKDSVTAVVFVALGTSVPDTFASKVAAIQDQYADASIGNVTGSNAVNVFLGIGVAWSIAAIYHQAKGGKFYVNPGTLAFSVTLFTIFAFICIAVLLYRRRPEIGGELGGPRIPKILTSGLFFTLWLLYIIFSSLEAYCHVKGF; encoded by the exons ATGTTTCTTGGTGTATCCATCATCGCTGACCGCTTCATGGCATCCATTGAGGTCATAACCTCCCAGGAAAGACAGATTACCATCAAGAAGCCCAACGGTGAGAAGATCACCACCACTGTCCGCATCTGGAATGAGACGGTGTCTAACCTCACCCTGATGGCACTTGGCTCATCTGCCCCAGAGATCCTGCTCTCCGTGGTGGAAGTGTGCGGTCACAACTTTGACGCTGGTGAGCTCGGGCCCAATACAATTGTAGGCAGCGCCGCCTTTAACATGTTCGTCATCATTGGCTTATGTGTGTCCGTTATTCCCGACGGAGAGACCCGTAAGGTGAAGCACCTGCGGGTGTTTTTTGTCACCGCATCCTGGAGCATCTTCGCCTACATCTGGCTCTACCTGATATTGGCCGTTTCTTCTCCGGGAGTTGTGGACGTATGGGAGGGGctcctcacactcttcttctTCCCTATTTGTGTCGGCTTTGCCTACGTGGCCGACCGCAGACTCCTCTTTTATAAGTATGTGTACAAACGATACCGAGCCGGGAAGCGAAAAGGAGTGATCATCGAAACTGAGGGTGAGCTCCCTCCGAAAATTGACATAGAAATGGATGGAAAGGCATTGAACTCTCATGGAGAGGATGTAACTGGAGAGGCTGGGCttgagctgaaggagctggatgaggaggaggccCGAAGGGAGGTGGCGAGGCTCCTGAAGGAGCTCaaacagaaacatccagagAAGGAAacggagcagctgatggagcttGCCAATTACCAAGTTTTAACACAGCAGCAAAAGAGTCGGGCTTTCTATCGCTGCCAAGCAACCCGGATCATGACCGGAGCTGGCAACGTCCTGAAGAAACACGTCACCGACCAGGCTAAGAAAGCTGTGCAGTTAGACATCTGTTCCGAGGTCACATCCAACCACTTCTCCTCCAAGGTGTTCTTCGACCCTGGGACTTATCAGTGTCTCGAGAACTGTGGCAGCGTGGCAATGAACGTTGTCCGACGCGGTGGAGACCCAATGAGCACCGTCGCTGTGGACTACCGGACTGAAGATGGCACCGCGAATGCTGGGTCAGACTACCAGTTCACAGAAGGGACCATCGTGTTCAAACCAGGAGAGACTGAGAAAGAGATCCGCATCAACATCATTGACGATGACATTTTTGAGGAGGACGAGCACTTCCTGGTTCACCTCAGCAATGTCAGGGTCATATCGGAGGGCTCGAACGGCTGTGAAACCAACCACGTGGATGGGGTTGCAGGCTTGGGGTTGCCATGCACAGCTACCGTCACTATCTTTGACGATGATCACGCCGGGATCTTCACCTTTGAGGAGCCAGTGGTGACCGTAAGCGAGAGTGTTGGGGTAATGGAGGTAAAGGTCATTCGGACCTCTGGGGCTCGTGGAGTTGTAGTGGTACCGTACAAAACCACAGAAGGGACTGCTAAAGGGGGCGGCGAGGACTTCGAGGACACACACGGAGTTCTGGAGTTCGAAAATGATGAAATCTT GAAGGTCATAGCTGTTAGAGTAATTGACCGGGAGGAGTACGATAAGAGTTCCAGTTTCtacgtggagctgctggagccacactgggacaggaggaggtggacaggTGTGAGGACTGTCTCCCTGGCGACC GATCAGT ACAGGAGCGAGGAGTCCCTGAccaaaaaggaggaggaggagcgaagGATAGCAGAGATGGGACGGCCGATGCTGGGGGAACACGTCAGGCTGGAAGTCACCATTGAGGAGTCGTATGAGTTCAAA AACACGGTAGACAAACTGCTGAAGAAGACCAACCTCGCGCTGCTGATCGGGACCAACAGCTGGAGGGAGCAGTTCGTAGAGGCCATCACTGTCAGCTCAG gtgacgatgatgatgacaaCGAAGATGGCagtggagagaagaagctgccgTCCTGCTTCGACTACGTGATGCACTTCCTGACGGTGTTCTGGAAACTTCTGTTCGCATTAGTTCCTCCCACAGACTACTGGAACGGCTGGGCCTGCTTCATCGTCTCCATCTCCGTCATCGGACTGCTCACCGCCATCATTGGAGATCTGGCGTCACATTTCGGCTGTACGGTTGGCCTCAAGGACTCCGTCACGGCTGTGGTGTTTGTTGCGTTGGGAACATCAGTCCCCG ACACCTTCGCCAGTAAGGTGGCCGCAATCCAGGACCAGTATGCCGACGCCTCCATCGGGAACGTGACAGGAAGTAACGCTGTCAATGTGTTCTTGGGCATTGGAGTGGCCTGGTCTATCGCCGCCATCTACCACCAGGCCAAAGGCGGCAAGTTCTATGTCAACCCCGGAACTCTGGCCTTCTCTGTCACCCTCTTCACCATCTTTGCCTTCATCTGCATCGCCGTCCTTCTCTACCGCCGCCGGCCAGAGATCGGTGGAGAGCTCGGAGGCCCCCGAATCCCCAAGATCCTAACCAGCGGCCTGTTCTTCACCCTGTGGCTGTTGTACATCATCTTTTCCTCACTGGAGGCCTACTGCCACGTCAAGGGCTTCTAA
- the LOC115390158 gene encoding sodium/calcium exchanger 1-like isoform X9: MFLGVSIIADRFMASIEVITSQERQITIKKPNGEKITTTVRIWNETVSNLTLMALGSSAPEILLSVVEVCGHNFDAGELGPNTIVGSAAFNMFVIIGLCVSVIPDGETRKVKHLRVFFVTASWSIFAYIWLYLILAVSSPGVVDVWEGLLTLFFFPICVGFAYVADRRLLFYKYVYKRYRAGKRKGVIIETEGELPPKIDIEMDGKALNSHGEDVTGEAGLELKELDEEEARREVARLLKELKQKHPEKETEQLMELANYQVLTQQQKSRAFYRCQATRIMTGAGNVLKKHVTDQAKKAVQLDICSEVTSNHFSSKVFFDPGTYQCLENCGSVAMNVVRRGGDPMSTVAVDYRTEDGTANAGSDYQFTEGTIVFKPGETEKEIRINIIDDDIFEEDEHFLVHLSNVRVISEGSNGCETNHVDGVAGLGLPCTATVTIFDDDHAGIFTFEEPVVTVSESVGVMEVKVIRTSGARGVVVVPYKTTEGTAKGGGEDFEDTHGVLEFENDEIFKTIIINIVDDEEYEKNKNFFLEVGSPRLLEMTERKGGGVASLGPECITNFSLTKKEEEERRIAEMGRPMLGEHVRLEVTIEESYEFKNTVDKLLKKTNLALLIGTNSWREQFVEAITVSSGDDDDDNEDGSGEKKLPSCFDYVMHFLTVFWKLLFALVPPTDYWNGWACFIVSISVIGLLTAIIGDLASHFGCTVGLKDSVTAVVFVALGTSVPDTFASKVAAIQDQYADASIGNVTGSNAVNVFLGIGVAWSIAAIYHQAKGGKFYVNPGTLAFSVTLFTIFAFICIAVLLYRRRPEIGGELGGPRIPKILTSGLFFTLWLLYIIFSSLEAYCHVKGF; this comes from the exons ATGTTTCTTGGTGTATCCATCATCGCTGACCGCTTCATGGCATCCATTGAGGTCATAACCTCCCAGGAAAGACAGATTACCATCAAGAAGCCCAACGGTGAGAAGATCACCACCACTGTCCGCATCTGGAATGAGACGGTGTCTAACCTCACCCTGATGGCACTTGGCTCATCTGCCCCAGAGATCCTGCTCTCCGTGGTGGAAGTGTGCGGTCACAACTTTGACGCTGGTGAGCTCGGGCCCAATACAATTGTAGGCAGCGCCGCCTTTAACATGTTCGTCATCATTGGCTTATGTGTGTCCGTTATTCCCGACGGAGAGACCCGTAAGGTGAAGCACCTGCGGGTGTTTTTTGTCACCGCATCCTGGAGCATCTTCGCCTACATCTGGCTCTACCTGATATTGGCCGTTTCTTCTCCGGGAGTTGTGGACGTATGGGAGGGGctcctcacactcttcttctTCCCTATTTGTGTCGGCTTTGCCTACGTGGCCGACCGCAGACTCCTCTTTTATAAGTATGTGTACAAACGATACCGAGCCGGGAAGCGAAAAGGAGTGATCATCGAAACTGAGGGTGAGCTCCCTCCGAAAATTGACATAGAAATGGATGGAAAGGCATTGAACTCTCATGGAGAGGATGTAACTGGAGAGGCTGGGCttgagctgaaggagctggatgaggaggaggccCGAAGGGAGGTGGCGAGGCTCCTGAAGGAGCTCaaacagaaacatccagagAAGGAAacggagcagctgatggagcttGCCAATTACCAAGTTTTAACACAGCAGCAAAAGAGTCGGGCTTTCTATCGCTGCCAAGCAACCCGGATCATGACCGGAGCTGGCAACGTCCTGAAGAAACACGTCACCGACCAGGCTAAGAAAGCTGTGCAGTTAGACATCTGTTCCGAGGTCACATCCAACCACTTCTCCTCCAAGGTGTTCTTCGACCCTGGGACTTATCAGTGTCTCGAGAACTGTGGCAGCGTGGCAATGAACGTTGTCCGACGCGGTGGAGACCCAATGAGCACCGTCGCTGTGGACTACCGGACTGAAGATGGCACCGCGAATGCTGGGTCAGACTACCAGTTCACAGAAGGGACCATCGTGTTCAAACCAGGAGAGACTGAGAAAGAGATCCGCATCAACATCATTGACGATGACATTTTTGAGGAGGACGAGCACTTCCTGGTTCACCTCAGCAATGTCAGGGTCATATCGGAGGGCTCGAACGGCTGTGAAACCAACCACGTGGATGGGGTTGCAGGCTTGGGGTTGCCATGCACAGCTACCGTCACTATCTTTGACGATGATCACGCCGGGATCTTCACCTTTGAGGAGCCAGTGGTGACCGTAAGCGAGAGTGTTGGGGTAATGGAGGTAAAGGTCATTCGGACCTCTGGGGCTCGTGGAGTTGTAGTGGTACCGTACAAAACCACAGAAGGGACTGCTAAAGGGGGCGGCGAGGACTTCGAGGACACACACGGAGTTCTGGAGTTCGAAAATGATGAAATCTT tAAAACCATCATTATCAACATCGTAGATGATGAAGAATATGAGAAGAATAAGAACTTCTTCCTGGAGGTGGGGTCTCCTCGGCTGCTGGAGATGACTGAGAGGAAAggtgggggcgtggcctctcTGGGCCCTGAATGCATCACTAACTTT TCCCTGAccaaaaaggaggaggaggagcgaagGATAGCAGAGATGGGACGGCCGATGCTGGGGGAACACGTCAGGCTGGAAGTCACCATTGAGGAGTCGTATGAGTTCAAA AACACGGTAGACAAACTGCTGAAGAAGACCAACCTCGCGCTGCTGATCGGGACCAACAGCTGGAGGGAGCAGTTCGTAGAGGCCATCACTGTCAGCTCAG gtgacgatgatgatgacaaCGAAGATGGCagtggagagaagaagctgccgTCCTGCTTCGACTACGTGATGCACTTCCTGACGGTGTTCTGGAAACTTCTGTTCGCATTAGTTCCTCCCACAGACTACTGGAACGGCTGGGCCTGCTTCATCGTCTCCATCTCCGTCATCGGACTGCTCACCGCCATCATTGGAGATCTGGCGTCACATTTCGGCTGTACGGTTGGCCTCAAGGACTCCGTCACGGCTGTGGTGTTTGTTGCGTTGGGAACATCAGTCCCCG ACACCTTCGCCAGTAAGGTGGCCGCAATCCAGGACCAGTATGCCGACGCCTCCATCGGGAACGTGACAGGAAGTAACGCTGTCAATGTGTTCTTGGGCATTGGAGTGGCCTGGTCTATCGCCGCCATCTACCACCAGGCCAAAGGCGGCAAGTTCTATGTCAACCCCGGAACTCTGGCCTTCTCTGTCACCCTCTTCACCATCTTTGCCTTCATCTGCATCGCCGTCCTTCTCTACCGCCGCCGGCCAGAGATCGGTGGAGAGCTCGGAGGCCCCCGAATCCCCAAGATCCTAACCAGCGGCCTGTTCTTCACCCTGTGGCTGTTGTACATCATCTTTTCCTCACTGGAGGCCTACTGCCACGTCAAGGGCTTCTAA